A single window of Actinoallomurus bryophytorum DNA harbors:
- a CDS encoding DUF5319 domain-containing protein, which translates to MHDDAPLDPFADDPEDPAAALGDLDDEVAPLSMTEREDVLADLSDLEVFRALLEPLGIKGLTVDCTDCGKPHHIDWELLYGNLRHLLDQGMARVHEPAIAAEPTDYVSWEYARGYVDGVIDSEEGHSS; encoded by the coding sequence GTGCACGATGACGCCCCACTCGATCCCTTCGCGGATGATCCGGAGGACCCGGCCGCCGCGCTCGGCGACCTGGATGATGAGGTCGCGCCGCTGAGCATGACCGAGCGCGAGGACGTCCTGGCGGATCTGTCCGACCTCGAGGTCTTCCGCGCCCTGCTCGAACCCCTGGGCATCAAGGGCCTCACCGTCGACTGCACCGACTGCGGCAAGCCGCATCACATCGACTGGGAACTCCTCTACGGCAACCTGCGCCACCTGCTCGACCAGGGAATGGCCCGGGTGCACGAACCCGCCATCGCCGCCGAGCCGACCGACTACGTCAGCTGGGAGTACGCCCGCGGCTACGTCGACGGTGTCATCGACAGCGAAGAAGGCCACTCCAGCTAG
- the glpD gene encoding glycerol-3-phosphate dehydrogenase translates to MVDGDSANGLGNSRLGPAERETALERMGTEEFDVLVVGGGIVGAGVALDAATRGLSVALIEARDFASGTSSRSSKLIHGGLRYLEQRDFELVREALTERGLLLGRIAPHLVRPVPFLFPMTHRVWERAYIGAGVALYDGLSLSMGTSRGVPHHRHLTRTQALRVAPSLKRESFVGAIQYWDAQVDDARYVAMLLRTAAEYGTQIASRTQAVGFLREGERVTGVRIRDLESESETEVRAKQVVNATGVWTDDIQELVGGRGQIHVRASKGVHLVVPKDRIHSASGIILRTEKSVLFVIPWGRHWIIGTTDTPWALDKVHPAASKADIDYVLEHVNAVLNVPLTHDDVEGVYAGLRPLLSGESDETSKLSREHVVAHPVPGLVVVAGGKYTTYRVMAKDAVDAVAHGLDGKVPGSCTDQIALVGGDGFQALWNSRHRLSEASGLHVARIEHLLGRYGTLAEDLLALIKERPDLGRPIEGADDYLRAEIVYAATHEGARHVNDVLARRTRISIETWDRGIGVAREAAELLAPELGWSKEQTEREIEYYEKRVEAERISQEQEGDQEADATRRGVPDIVPTMTPDTRAS, encoded by the coding sequence ATGGTGGATGGGGATTCGGCGAACGGACTCGGCAACTCGCGTCTCGGCCCGGCCGAGCGGGAGACCGCGCTCGAACGCATGGGCACCGAGGAGTTCGACGTCCTCGTGGTCGGCGGCGGCATCGTCGGCGCGGGCGTGGCGCTGGACGCCGCCACACGGGGGCTGAGCGTCGCGCTCATCGAGGCGCGGGACTTCGCCTCGGGCACGTCCTCACGCTCCTCCAAGCTGATCCACGGTGGTCTGCGCTACCTCGAACAGCGCGACTTCGAGCTGGTCAGGGAGGCGCTCACCGAGCGCGGCCTGCTGCTGGGCCGCATCGCACCCCACCTCGTACGCCCGGTGCCGTTCCTGTTCCCGATGACCCACCGCGTCTGGGAGCGTGCCTACATCGGCGCCGGCGTCGCCCTCTACGACGGCCTGTCCCTGTCGATGGGCACCTCGCGCGGCGTCCCCCACCACCGGCACCTGACCCGTACGCAGGCACTCCGCGTCGCACCCTCGCTCAAACGCGAGTCGTTCGTGGGCGCCATCCAGTACTGGGACGCCCAGGTGGACGACGCCCGTTATGTCGCGATGCTCCTGCGTACGGCCGCGGAGTACGGCACCCAGATCGCCTCGCGTACGCAGGCGGTGGGCTTCCTGCGTGAGGGCGAGCGGGTCACCGGCGTCCGCATCCGCGACCTGGAGTCCGAGAGCGAGACCGAGGTACGCGCCAAGCAGGTCGTCAACGCCACGGGTGTCTGGACCGACGACATCCAGGAGCTGGTCGGCGGGCGCGGGCAGATCCACGTGCGGGCCTCCAAGGGCGTGCACCTCGTCGTGCCCAAGGACCGCATCCATTCGGCGAGCGGCATCATCCTGCGTACCGAGAAGTCGGTGCTCTTCGTGATCCCGTGGGGCCGGCACTGGATCATCGGCACCACCGACACGCCCTGGGCGCTCGACAAGGTCCACCCGGCGGCCTCCAAGGCCGACATCGACTACGTGCTCGAGCACGTCAACGCGGTGCTCAACGTGCCCCTCACCCACGATGACGTCGAGGGCGTGTACGCGGGGCTGCGGCCGCTGCTGTCCGGCGAGTCCGACGAGACCTCCAAGCTGTCCCGCGAGCACGTCGTCGCCCACCCGGTCCCCGGGCTGGTGGTGGTCGCGGGCGGCAAGTACACCACCTACCGCGTGATGGCCAAGGACGCCGTGGACGCGGTCGCCCACGGGCTGGACGGCAAGGTGCCGGGCTCCTGCACGGACCAGATCGCCCTGGTCGGCGGCGACGGCTTCCAGGCACTGTGGAACTCCCGTCACCGCCTGTCGGAGGCGTCCGGCCTGCACGTCGCGCGCATCGAGCATCTGCTGGGCAGGTACGGCACGCTGGCGGAGGACCTGCTCGCCCTGATCAAGGAGCGGCCCGATCTCGGCCGTCCCATCGAGGGCGCGGACGACTACCTGCGGGCCGAGATCGTCTACGCCGCCACCCACGAGGGCGCCCGGCACGTGAACGACGTGCTGGCCCGGCGTACCCGCATCTCGATCGAGACCTGGGACCGCGGCATCGGTGTCGCCCGGGAGGCCGCCGAGCTGCTGGCGCCCGAGCTCGGCTGGTCGAAGGAGCAGACCGAACGGGAGATCGAGTACTACGAGAAGCGCGTCGAGGCCGAGCGCATCTCCCAGGAGCAGGAGGGCGACCAGGAGGCCGACGCGACCCGCCGCGGCGTCCCGGACATCGTCCCGACCATGACACCCGACACCCGGGCGAGTTGA
- the guaB gene encoding IMP dehydrogenase: MTSVPESAKFARQGFTYDDVLLVPSYSDLGPGDADTSTRLSRSVTLRIPLISAAMDTVTEARMAVAMARQGGLGVLHRNLPIEEQALQADLVKRSEAGMVTDPVTCSPEDTLADVERLCAHYRISGVPVTDTEGVLVGIVTNRDMRFETDASRPVREVMTPMPLVTAPVGVSRDEAFARLRAHKVEKLPLVDKGDRLRGLITVKDFTKSEQYPGATKDAAGRLVVGAGVGVGEEAELRARALVEAGVDVIVVDTAHGHSRGMLDMVAKLKANTRADIIAGNVATRAGAQALVDAGADAVKVGVGPGSICTTRVVAGVGAPQVTAIYEAALACRPAGVPVIGDGGLQYSGDIGKAIAAGADTVMLGSLLAGCEESPGELIFINGKQYKTYRGMGSLGAMKNRERGGSYSKDRYSQEGVASEDKLIPEGIEGQVPYRGPIAAVAHQLVGGLRQAMWYTGSRTIEDLQNNAVLMPITGAGLRESHPHDIQMTVEAPNYQVR, translated from the coding sequence ATGACTTCCGTGCCCGAGTCCGCCAAGTTCGCCCGGCAGGGCTTCACGTACGACGACGTACTGCTCGTGCCCTCGTACTCCGATCTCGGGCCGGGTGACGCCGACACGTCCACCCGCCTGTCCCGCTCGGTGACCCTGCGGATCCCGCTGATCTCCGCGGCGATGGACACCGTCACCGAGGCGCGGATGGCCGTCGCCATGGCCCGTCAGGGCGGGCTCGGTGTGTTGCATCGCAACCTGCCGATCGAGGAGCAGGCGCTCCAGGCCGATCTGGTCAAGCGGTCCGAGGCGGGCATGGTCACCGATCCGGTCACGTGTTCGCCCGAGGACACGCTCGCCGACGTCGAGCGGCTGTGTGCGCACTACCGGATCTCCGGGGTGCCGGTGACCGACACCGAGGGTGTGCTGGTCGGCATCGTCACCAACCGCGACATGCGCTTCGAGACCGACGCCTCACGCCCCGTGCGCGAGGTGATGACGCCGATGCCGCTGGTCACGGCGCCGGTCGGGGTGTCGCGCGACGAGGCGTTCGCGCGGCTGCGGGCCCACAAGGTCGAAAAGCTTCCCCTGGTCGACAAGGGCGACCGGCTGCGCGGGCTGATCACCGTCAAGGACTTCACCAAGAGCGAGCAGTACCCCGGCGCGACCAAGGACGCCGCCGGCCGGCTCGTGGTCGGGGCCGGTGTGGGCGTCGGCGAGGAGGCCGAGCTGCGCGCGCGTGCGCTGGTCGAGGCCGGGGTGGACGTCATCGTCGTGGACACCGCGCATGGTCATTCGCGCGGCATGCTCGACATGGTGGCCAAGCTCAAGGCCAACACCCGCGCCGACATCATCGCCGGCAACGTCGCCACACGTGCGGGCGCGCAGGCGCTCGTGGACGCCGGTGCCGACGCGGTCAAGGTCGGGGTGGGCCCCGGGTCGATCTGTACGACGCGGGTGGTGGCCGGGGTCGGTGCGCCCCAGGTGACCGCGATCTACGAGGCCGCCCTGGCCTGCCGCCCGGCCGGGGTGCCGGTGATCGGCGACGGCGGCCTGCAGTACTCCGGCGACATCGGCAAGGCGATCGCGGCCGGGGCCGACACGGTCATGCTGGGCTCGCTGCTGGCCGGCTGCGAGGAGAGCCCCGGTGAGCTGATCTTCATCAACGGCAAGCAGTACAAGACCTACCGCGGCATGGGCTCGCTCGGCGCGATGAAGAACCGCGAGCGCGGCGGCTCGTACAGCAAGGACCGCTACTCCCAGGAGGGCGTCGCCAGCGAGGACAAGCTGATCCCCGAGGGCATCGAGGGCCAGGTGCCCTACCGCGGTCCGATCGCGGCCGTCGCGCATCAGCTCGTCGGCGGGCTCCGCCAGGCCATGTGGTACACCGGCTCCCGTACGATCGAGGATCTGCAGAACAACGCGGTCCTCATGCCGATCACCGGGGCCGGACTGCGGGAGAGCCACCCGCACGACATCCAGATGACGGTCGAGGCCCCCAACTACCAGGTCCGCTGA
- a CDS encoding phospholipase D-like domain-containing protein: MRKSLPVAGCVLTACLMGAGVLAKVAGAESVPQTGPIFNSPVSGSAKRDAISARIAGLVAGTPKGGQIAIAMYHFSSMDTAGQLIAAAKRKVSVQVVLDYESRSYAAYKRLRKGLGGDTKKSSWVVVCDEDRGCIGPEFNHNKFFLFSSTRGAQNMVVQTSANATDGARDTQWNDALVLQDPAVYAAYLAYFRDLVAQHHTADYHRTVQAGKYRLDFFPWAKGDPISQALDQVSCAGGTHIKLSLGHFTWGPIARRLWKLDDAGCRVQVVFDIVGPVAIHALTKKGGGHGNPETRYLTEGGRTTYAHSKYLLIDGQYEGKPQKVVFTGSNNYTTVGFHGHDEAMITVADPVLEAKYATNFDAVFGHGHAVKPTDPSSLPRAVLEPEDPGEANHSRE, translated from the coding sequence GTGCGGAAGTCCTTGCCGGTCGCCGGGTGCGTGCTCACGGCCTGTCTCATGGGCGCCGGTGTCCTGGCGAAGGTCGCCGGGGCCGAATCGGTCCCGCAGACGGGGCCGATCTTCAACTCCCCGGTCAGCGGCAGCGCGAAGCGTGACGCGATCTCCGCCCGCATCGCCGGCCTGGTCGCGGGCACCCCCAAGGGCGGCCAGATCGCCATCGCGATGTACCACTTCTCCAGCATGGACACGGCCGGCCAGCTCATCGCGGCGGCCAAGCGCAAGGTGAGCGTGCAGGTCGTGCTGGATTATGAGTCCCGGTCCTACGCCGCCTACAAGCGGCTGCGGAAGGGGCTGGGCGGGGACACCAAGAAGTCGTCCTGGGTGGTCGTGTGCGATGAGGACCGCGGCTGCATCGGGCCGGAGTTCAACCACAACAAGTTCTTCCTGTTCTCCAGCACCCGCGGGGCACAGAACATGGTCGTGCAGACCTCCGCGAACGCCACGGACGGTGCCCGCGACACCCAGTGGAACGACGCGCTGGTCCTGCAGGACCCCGCCGTCTACGCGGCCTACCTGGCCTACTTTCGCGACCTGGTCGCCCAGCATCACACCGCGGACTACCACCGCACGGTGCAGGCCGGGAAGTATCGCCTGGACTTCTTCCCCTGGGCGAAGGGCGACCCGATCAGCCAGGCGCTCGACCAGGTCTCCTGCGCCGGCGGCACCCACATCAAACTCAGCCTCGGGCACTTCACCTGGGGGCCGATCGCCCGGCGGCTATGGAAACTGGACGACGCCGGCTGCCGGGTGCAGGTGGTCTTCGACATCGTCGGCCCCGTCGCCATCCACGCCCTCACCAAGAAGGGCGGCGGTCACGGCAACCCCGAGACCCGCTACCTGACCGAGGGCGGCCGGACGACGTACGCGCACTCGAAGTACCTGCTGATCGACGGGCAGTACGAGGGCAAGCCGCAGAAGGTGGTCTTCACCGGCAGCAACAACTACACGACCGTCGGCTTTCACGGGCACGACGAGGCGATGATCACTGTCGCGGACCCGGTGCTGGAGGCGAAGTACGCCACCAACTTCGACGCGGTCTTCGGCCACGGCCACGCCGTGAAGCCCACCGACCCGAGCTCGCTCCCACGAGCCGTACTCGAGCCGGAGGACCCCGGCGAGGCCAACCACAGCCGCGAATAG
- a CDS encoding GuaB3 family IMP dehydrogenase-related protein — MAEVEIGRGKSGRRAYELDEIGIVPSRRTRDPEEVSVAWQIDAYRFEMPLVVAPMDSVVSPDLAISIGKLGGLAALDLEGLWTRYESPEPLLAEITSLEDGTATRRLQELYAEPIKEELIGRRIKEIRDAGVTVAARLSPQRTAQYHKAVIDAGVDLFVIRGTTVSAEHVSGRSEPLNLKQFIYDLDVPVIVGGCATYTAALHLMRTGAAGVLVGFGGGSGHTTRTVLGVAVPMATAVSDVAAARRDYLDESGGRYVHVIADGGMRQSGDIAKALAVGADAVMVGSPFARAAEAPGRGFHWGSEAHHEELPRGARLEVGSIGTLEQILYGPSNVADGSMNLIGALRRAMATSGYSDLKEFQRVQVVVAPH; from the coding sequence ATGGCCGAGGTAGAGATCGGGCGTGGCAAGAGCGGCCGGCGTGCGTACGAGCTGGATGAGATCGGCATCGTGCCCTCACGCCGCACTCGCGACCCGGAAGAGGTCAGCGTCGCCTGGCAGATCGACGCGTACCGCTTCGAGATGCCACTGGTCGTCGCCCCGATGGACAGCGTGGTCAGCCCCGACCTGGCGATCTCGATCGGCAAGCTCGGCGGGCTCGCGGCGCTCGACCTCGAAGGGCTCTGGACCCGCTACGAGAGCCCCGAGCCGCTGCTGGCCGAGATCACTTCGCTCGAGGACGGCACCGCGACCAGGCGGCTCCAGGAGCTGTACGCCGAGCCGATCAAGGAGGAGCTGATCGGGCGGCGCATCAAGGAGATCCGTGACGCGGGGGTGACCGTGGCCGCGCGGCTGTCGCCGCAGCGGACCGCGCAGTACCACAAGGCGGTCATCGACGCCGGTGTCGACCTGTTCGTCATCCGTGGCACCACGGTCAGCGCCGAGCACGTCTCCGGCCGTTCGGAGCCGCTCAACCTCAAGCAGTTCATCTACGACCTCGACGTGCCGGTGATCGTCGGCGGCTGCGCCACCTACACGGCCGCCCTGCACCTCATGCGCACCGGCGCGGCGGGCGTGCTCGTCGGCTTCGGCGGTGGCTCGGGGCACACGACGCGTACGGTGCTCGGCGTCGCGGTGCCGATGGCCACCGCGGTCTCCGACGTCGCGGCGGCCCGGCGCGACTACCTCGACGAGTCCGGCGGACGCTACGTCCACGTCATCGCCGACGGCGGCATGCGGCAGTCCGGCGACATCGCCAAGGCCCTGGCGGTCGGCGCCGACGCGGTCATGGTCGGCTCGCCGTTCGCCCGCGCCGCGGAGGCGCCGGGACGCGGCTTCCACTGGGGCAGCGAGGCGCACCACGAGGAGCTTCCGCGCGGGGCGCGGCTCGAGGTCGGCTCGATCGGCACGCTCGAACAGATCCTTTACGGCCCCTCCAACGTCGCCGACGGCTCGATGAACCTCATCGGGGCCCTCCGCCGCGCCATGGCCACGTCCGGTTACTCCGACCTGAAGGAGTTCCAGCGCGTTCAGGTCGTGGTCGCACCGCACTAA
- a CDS encoding TetR/AcrR family transcriptional regulator — protein sequence MISDPEECAIPEDDRRTPRQEKRAQTRAALLDAAERLWAKHGIRGASLDEIAAQAGMTKGAVYSNFAGKTDLILALLDRYTQLELGRRTASKLRDTDRAPADRCADAGRHYASRLSAEETRMKALLLMELWLFGMRDFSAGWRIADWYQNHREGLAAGLETNGSGDLSSEDRASLAMAIEFGLALQHLLDPDRVPAELYGSGMSLVLGPVLPQGCLTDTP from the coding sequence ATGATCTCCGACCCGGAGGAATGCGCCATCCCAGAGGACGACAGACGGACGCCTCGTCAGGAGAAACGCGCCCAGACCCGGGCAGCGCTCCTGGACGCCGCGGAACGGCTGTGGGCCAAGCACGGCATCCGGGGAGCATCACTCGATGAGATCGCCGCTCAGGCCGGAATGACCAAGGGCGCGGTCTACTCCAACTTCGCGGGCAAGACCGATCTGATCCTCGCGCTGCTCGACCGCTACACGCAGCTCGAGCTCGGGCGCCGGACGGCCTCGAAGCTGCGTGACACCGACCGCGCTCCCGCGGACCGATGCGCCGATGCCGGCCGGCACTACGCCAGCCGGCTGTCCGCCGAGGAGACGCGCATGAAGGCGCTGCTGCTGATGGAGCTGTGGCTCTTCGGCATGCGCGACTTCTCGGCCGGCTGGCGCATCGCCGACTGGTACCAGAACCACCGCGAGGGGCTCGCCGCCGGGCTCGAGACCAACGGCAGCGGCGACCTGTCATCGGAGGACCGGGCGTCGCTGGCCATGGCGATCGAGTTCGGGCTGGCACTCCAGCACCTGCTCGACCCCGACCGCGTGCCGGCGGAGCTGTACGGCTCCGGCATGAGCCTCGTCCTCGGGCCGGTGCTACCCCAGGGGTGCCTGACAGACACCCCCTGA
- a CDS encoding GMC family oxidoreductase: protein MVSTGTDYDVVVVGSGFGGSVTALRLTEKGYRVAVVEAGRRFDDPDGEPGTRHRELPKTSWRTRKYLWAPGLGMTGIQRIHLLRGEKGSRVLILAGAGVGGGSLVYANTLYEPPAPFFEDPQWRHITDWRAELGPFYDQARRMLGVRTNPTTTPADAAVKRVAERMGRGETFHLTPVGVLFGEAGERVEDPYFGGAGPRRVACTECGSCMTGCRVGAKNMLTENYLYLAEHAGADVVAMTTVTAVRPRPEGGYSVETRRTGRRARRTLTAEHVVFAAGTYGTQRLLHRMRTTGVLPHLSERLGVRTRTNSEAILGVERFGREGDDHSRGVAITSSFHPDEHTHIEPTRYGPGSNAMGGLRSLLVDGGGRTPRWVKFLGQAAAHPRDLVHLPNLRDWSRRTIVALVMQTLDNSITVVPSASGRGMRARRGHGEPSPTWIPQAHRAVRMLAEEMGGMAGGTWLDLFNIPTTAHFIGGCTIGSSPAEGVIDPYHRVYGHPGLHIVDGSAVSANLGVNPSLTITAQAERAMAFWPNRDEADPRPDLGTAYERLSPVPPNSPAVPTGAPSALRLPISPA, encoded by the coding sequence GTGGTCAGCACCGGTACGGACTACGACGTCGTCGTGGTCGGTTCGGGGTTCGGCGGCAGTGTCACCGCGCTGCGCCTCACCGAAAAGGGATACCGGGTCGCCGTGGTCGAGGCCGGGCGCCGGTTCGACGACCCGGACGGCGAGCCGGGCACCCGCCACCGCGAGCTGCCGAAGACCTCCTGGCGCACCCGCAAGTACCTGTGGGCGCCGGGCCTGGGCATGACCGGCATCCAGCGCATCCACCTGCTGCGCGGCGAGAAGGGCTCGCGGGTCCTCATCCTCGCCGGGGCCGGCGTCGGCGGGGGATCGCTGGTCTACGCCAACACGCTGTACGAACCCCCGGCTCCGTTCTTCGAGGACCCCCAGTGGCGCCACATCACCGACTGGAGAGCCGAGCTGGGGCCCTTCTATGACCAGGCGCGGCGGATGCTCGGCGTCCGTACGAACCCGACGACGACACCGGCCGACGCGGCGGTGAAGCGGGTCGCCGAGCGGATGGGCCGGGGCGAGACCTTCCATCTCACCCCGGTCGGCGTGCTCTTCGGCGAGGCCGGCGAGCGGGTCGAGGACCCCTACTTCGGCGGCGCCGGCCCGCGCCGTGTCGCGTGCACCGAGTGCGGCTCGTGCATGACCGGCTGCCGCGTCGGCGCCAAGAACATGCTCACCGAGAACTACCTCTACCTGGCCGAGCACGCCGGCGCCGACGTAGTGGCGATGACCACGGTGACCGCCGTACGGCCGAGGCCCGAGGGCGGCTACTCGGTCGAGACCCGGCGTACGGGCCGGCGGGCGCGGCGTACCCTCACCGCCGAGCACGTGGTGTTCGCCGCCGGGACGTACGGCACGCAGCGGCTGCTGCACCGGATGCGGACCACCGGAGTGCTGCCCCATCTCTCCGAGCGGCTCGGCGTGCGCACCCGGACCAACTCCGAGGCGATCCTCGGCGTCGAGAGGTTCGGCCGCGAGGGCGATGACCACTCCCGCGGGGTGGCGATCACCTCCTCGTTCCACCCGGACGAGCACACCCACATCGAGCCGACGCGCTACGGTCCGGGCTCCAACGCCATGGGCGGCCTCCGGTCGCTGCTCGTCGACGGCGGCGGCCGTACGCCCCGCTGGGTGAAGTTCCTCGGCCAGGCCGCGGCCCACCCGCGGGACCTCGTGCACCTGCCGAACCTCCGGGACTGGTCCCGCCGTACGATCGTCGCCCTGGTCATGCAGACCCTCGACAACTCGATCACCGTCGTGCCCTCGGCGTCCGGGCGCGGCATGCGGGCCCGGCGTGGCCACGGCGAGCCGAGCCCGACCTGGATCCCGCAGGCGCACCGGGCGGTCCGGATGCTGGCCGAGGAGATGGGCGGCATGGCCGGAGGCACCTGGCTGGACCTGTTCAACATCCCGACGACCGCGCACTTCATCGGCGGCTGCACGATCGGCTCGTCGCCGGCGGAGGGCGTGATCGACCCGTACCACCGGGTGTACGGCCATCCGGGCCTGCACATCGTGGACGGCTCGGCGGTCTCGGCCAACCTCGGGGTCAACCCGTCACTCACGATCACCGCCCAGGCCGAACGCGCGATGGCGTTCTGGCCCAACCGCGACGAGGCCGACCCACGCCCTGACCTCGGGACGGCCTACGAACGCCTCAGCCCGGTGCCGCCGAACTCCCCGGCCGTGCCCACCGGCGCCCCGTCCGCCCTGCGGCTCCCCATCTCACCGGCCTAG
- a CDS encoding sigma-70 family RNA polymerase sigma factor has protein sequence MTEGAIAGATYRGAADDLRLSRPAKGDENDLRDLTSLAVQGDPAAVESLIGRVRPMIVRYCRARLGRVSGQYHIADDVAQEVCIAVLGALPRYRDMGRPFASFVFGIASHKIADALRSAIRAAVPTEDLPDGPDERPGPEETVVRYIEAERARSLLDRLPDHQRELVLLRVVAGLSAEETGNVLGMSAGAVRVAQHRAIARLRVMASEESIA, from the coding sequence TGCTGCCGACGATCTACGGTTGAGCCGTCCGGCCAAGGGAGACGAAAACGATCTCCGTGACTTGACGAGTTTGGCTGTGCAGGGAGACCCGGCGGCTGTCGAGTCTCTTATCGGGCGTGTTCGTCCGATGATCGTCCGTTACTGCCGAGCGCGCCTTGGCCGGGTATCCGGGCAATACCACATCGCGGACGACGTGGCACAGGAGGTGTGCATCGCGGTCCTCGGGGCGCTGCCCCGATATCGCGACATGGGCCGGCCGTTCGCCTCATTCGTGTTCGGCATCGCATCGCACAAGATCGCCGATGCGTTGCGCAGTGCCATACGGGCGGCCGTGCCGACCGAGGACCTTCCGGACGGCCCCGACGAGCGGCCGGGACCGGAAGAGACCGTGGTGCGCTACATCGAGGCCGAACGCGCTCGTAGCCTGCTCGACCGGTTGCCCGACCACCAGCGGGAGCTCGTGCTGTTGAGGGTGGTCGCCGGACTCTCGGCGGAGGAGACCGGTAATGTACTCGGTATGTCAGCGGGGGCCGTACGTGTCGCACAGCATCGGGCAATCGCCCGGCTTCGAGTGATGGCAAGTGAGGAGTCGATCGCTTGA
- a CDS encoding succinic semialdehyde dehydrogenase: protein MTGPSVPSGLHRLTERVVSSGATTTTTTPFTGAPLVELPLSGPADVATAYDRAREAQRTWAALSPAERAAPFIRFHDAILDRRDEILDIVQLETGKARRHAFEEVMDAAAGTLYYARQAPKLLKPQRRQGSMPLATRTVELRQPKGVVGLISPWNYPLALSVPDAVPALLAGNTLVHKPDTQTSLSTLWSINLLVECGMPADIWQVVIGDPAEIGDALIESADYLSFTGSTRGGRAIAEKAAGRLIGYSLELGGKNPMIVLDDADVESAAKGAIRACFANAGQLCISIERMYVHDKIFDRFAERFAERVRDMRLGDGYEADMGSLTSQRQLDTVTRHVEEAVEKGARVLAGGKARPDTGPYFYEPTVLTGVGDDMELCRSETFGPVVSLYRFSGDDEAVELANDTDYGLNASVWTGDVGRGNRVAARIKAGSVNINEGYGATYASYDAPMGGMKSSGVGRRHGSEGLLKYTEAQAVASQRWIGFEPAGKMSYARYAAMLSGALKTMKRLRFR, encoded by the coding sequence GTGACCGGACCTTCCGTTCCCTCCGGTCTCCACCGGCTGACCGAGCGGGTGGTGTCCAGCGGAGCGACCACCACGACCACGACGCCGTTCACCGGAGCGCCCCTCGTCGAACTTCCCCTTTCCGGCCCCGCGGACGTGGCGACCGCGTACGACCGCGCCCGCGAAGCCCAGCGGACCTGGGCGGCCCTCTCGCCCGCCGAGCGCGCCGCGCCGTTCATCCGCTTCCACGACGCGATCCTGGACCGTCGGGACGAGATCCTCGACATCGTCCAGCTGGAGACCGGCAAGGCTCGCCGGCACGCGTTCGAAGAGGTCATGGACGCGGCCGCCGGCACGCTCTACTACGCGCGCCAGGCGCCGAAGCTGCTGAAGCCCCAGCGCCGGCAGGGCAGCATGCCGCTCGCGACGCGTACGGTCGAGCTCCGCCAGCCCAAGGGCGTCGTCGGGCTGATCTCGCCGTGGAACTACCCGCTGGCGCTGAGCGTCCCCGACGCCGTCCCGGCGCTGCTCGCGGGCAACACGCTCGTGCACAAGCCGGACACCCAGACGTCACTGTCCACGCTGTGGTCGATCAACCTGCTGGTCGAGTGCGGGATGCCGGCCGACATCTGGCAGGTCGTGATCGGTGACCCCGCGGAGATCGGCGACGCGCTGATCGAGTCGGCCGACTACCTGTCGTTCACCGGCTCCACCCGCGGCGGGCGTGCGATCGCGGAGAAGGCGGCAGGCCGGCTGATCGGCTACTCGCTGGAGCTCGGCGGCAAGAACCCGATGATCGTGCTGGACGACGCGGACGTCGAGAGCGCCGCCAAGGGCGCGATCCGCGCGTGCTTCGCCAACGCCGGGCAGCTGTGCATCTCGATCGAGCGCATGTACGTCCACGACAAGATCTTCGACCGTTTCGCAGAGCGCTTCGCGGAGCGCGTACGCGACATGCGTCTCGGCGACGGCTACGAAGCCGACATGGGGTCGCTGACCTCACAGCGTCAGCTCGACACCGTCACCCGGCACGTCGAGGAGGCCGTCGAGAAGGGCGCCAGGGTCCTCGCGGGAGGAAAGGCGCGTCCCGACACCGGCCCGTACTTCTACGAGCCCACCGTGCTCACAGGCGTCGGTGATGACATGGAGCTGTGCCGGTCGGAGACGTTCGGGCCGGTAGTGTCGCTGTACCGGTTCTCCGGTGACGACGAGGCCGTCGAACTCGCCAACGACACCGACTACGGGCTGAACGCCAGCGTCTGGACCGGTGACGTCGGCCGCGGAAATCGCGTCGCCGCGCGGATCAAGGCCGGCTCGGTCAACATCAACGAGGGATACGGCGCCACGTACGCTTCCTATGACGCGCCGATGGGCGGGATGAAGAGCTCCGGCGTGGGCCGGCGGCACGGATCGGAGGGTCTGCTGAAGTACACGGAGGCCCAGGCCGTCGCCAGCCAGCGCTGGATCGGATTCGAACCGGCTGGGAAGATGTCGTACGCCAGATACGCGGCCATGCTCAGCGGCGCGTTGAAGACCATGAAGCGCCTTCGTTTCAGGTAG